Proteins encoded together in one Chitinophaga varians window:
- a CDS encoding DUF6686 family protein: protein MCNYQTLYHSSHGYVIRCPHCKGIQMAFGTSVVNLAPEEFFCFADMVVRLSDNIDPLYQEHEKSVCLPLPADHVMMLLTPAEVNALARMVMEVQALLEAYAILDGASQSQG, encoded by the coding sequence ATGTGTAATTATCAGACTTTATATCATAGCAGCCATGGATATGTGATCCGTTGCCCCCATTGCAAAGGTATTCAGATGGCCTTTGGCACCAGCGTTGTTAACCTGGCCCCGGAAGAGTTTTTTTGTTTCGCTGATATGGTGGTCCGCCTTTCAGATAATATTGACCCGCTTTATCAGGAACATGAGAAAAGTGTTTGTCTGCCTTTGCCCGCAGACCATGTGATGATGTTGTTAACGCCCGCAGAAGTAAATGCGCTGGCCCGCATGGTCATGGAAGTGCAGGCGTTATTAGAGGCGTATGCTATTTTGGATGGCGCTTCCCAGTCCCAGGGCTGA
- a CDS encoding DUF4249 domain-containing protein has product MRSFFVYGVLFVTLLSACEERVNIQLKYEGDKIVINSLLQPDSVAYVRITRSVPANVYDESGFTEIGNAQVTLLQNGIAMSALQQQSIKGRTYFVSKEKIANGNNYTINVSAAGLTPVTAQDTVPPAPVVSDGTARRGSTRIVFTLKDRPGAADYYRLRVFTYGTDNLPDTTRNFRLDPAFNNNLIDVIANTHYSSLVMDDTRFDGKTVNFVLETEQPINATRLMVEVSSLTCSGFKYFRTLDMQTRNGGVLITEPFAVYTNVHNGYGIVAGINSQRLVFSTE; this is encoded by the coding sequence ATGAGATCTTTTTTCGTATATGGTGTACTGTTCGTGACATTGCTGAGCGCCTGTGAAGAGCGGGTGAATATCCAGCTGAAATATGAAGGTGACAAGATTGTGATTAACAGTCTGCTGCAGCCGGACAGCGTGGCTTATGTCCGTATTACCCGCAGCGTGCCGGCCAATGTGTATGATGAAAGCGGTTTTACAGAAATTGGCAACGCACAGGTCACCCTGCTGCAGAACGGCATTGCTATGAGCGCACTGCAGCAACAAAGCATTAAAGGACGTACTTATTTTGTGTCCAAAGAAAAGATAGCTAACGGTAACAACTATACGATAAACGTATCCGCTGCGGGACTGACACCTGTCACTGCGCAGGACACCGTTCCTCCCGCCCCGGTGGTGTCTGACGGTACGGCGCGGCGCGGCAGCACGCGGATCGTCTTCACGCTAAAGGACCGGCCTGGCGCCGCAGACTATTACCGGCTGCGCGTATTTACGTATGGTACGGACAATCTGCCGGACACTACACGCAATTTCCGCCTGGACCCTGCCTTTAACAATAACCTGATTGACGTGATCGCCAATACGCACTATTCCAGCCTGGTCATGGATGATACACGCTTTGACGGCAAGACGGTCAACTTCGTGCTGGAAACAGAACAACCCATTAACGCCACTCGCCTGATGGTAGAAGTCAGCTCGCTTACCTGTAGCGGTTTTAAATATTTCAGGACACTAGATATGCAGACCCGGAACGGCGGCGTACTGATTACAGAACCTTTCGCGGTATACACCAATGTACATAACGGTTATGGCATCGTTGCCGGTATTAATTCCCAAAGACTGGTGTTCAGTACGGAATAA
- the glsA gene encoding glutaminase A: MPLQEILKYSITKRSLFLLAGLMFYWGHSGAQKKTSPTEKRIREVMQQAYNQFKSSSGGANASYIPYLANIDPELFGIAICTADGKVLELGDTKYEFGIESISKVFVLALAMQQRGAKAVEDSIGVNATGMPFNSVMAVELDPHRAVNPLVNAGAMATNSFIRAPNSAAKWAMIDDMMAKFASRRLSVIQQLYASETATNLHNRAIAWLLYSYGRFYGDVSESVDLYTRACSYGSSTRDLAIMAGTLANNGVNPVSREKVIDAVLCPRILATMITEGLYDNTGSWVYHTGLPAKSGVGGGIIAVAPGKMAIAVFAPPLDKSGNSVKAQKALQYIIDELKLNLFSQG; the protein is encoded by the coding sequence ATGCCTTTACAAGAAATCCTGAAATATTCCATCACAAAAAGATCACTGTTTTTGCTGGCGGGCCTAATGTTTTATTGGGGCCACAGCGGTGCGCAGAAAAAAACTTCGCCTACGGAAAAGCGTATCCGCGAAGTGATGCAGCAGGCTTATAACCAGTTTAAGAGCAGCAGTGGCGGCGCCAATGCCAGCTACATTCCCTATCTGGCGAATATAGATCCAGAGCTGTTTGGGATTGCCATTTGTACGGCCGACGGGAAAGTGCTGGAGTTGGGCGATACCAAATATGAGTTCGGGATAGAATCTATTTCCAAAGTGTTTGTGCTGGCGCTGGCCATGCAGCAGCGGGGCGCCAAAGCCGTGGAAGACAGCATCGGGGTCAACGCCACTGGTATGCCTTTTAACTCGGTGATGGCCGTAGAGCTGGACCCGCATCGGGCAGTGAATCCGCTCGTGAATGCCGGCGCGATGGCCACCAACAGCTTTATCCGGGCGCCGAACAGTGCCGCCAAATGGGCCATGATAGACGATATGATGGCAAAGTTTGCCTCCCGGCGGTTGTCGGTCATCCAACAGTTATATGCCTCTGAAACCGCTACCAACCTTCATAACAGGGCTATTGCCTGGCTGCTGTATTCCTATGGCCGCTTTTATGGCGATGTCAGTGAATCGGTGGACTTATACACCCGTGCATGTTCTTATGGCTCCAGTACCCGTGACCTGGCCATTATGGCCGGCACCCTGGCCAATAACGGCGTTAACCCGGTCAGCCGTGAGAAAGTGATCGACGCGGTTTTGTGCCCGCGGATATTGGCCACGATGATCACAGAAGGCCTTTATGACAATACCGGTTCATGGGTGTATCATACAGGTCTGCCTGCCAAAAGCGGCGTGGGCGGCGGTATTATCGCCGTAGCGCCGGGTAAGATGGCCATTGCGGTATTTGCGCCGCCGCTGGACAAATCGGGGAATAGCGTGAAAGCGCAGAAGGCGCTGCAATATATTATTGATGAACTTAAACTGAATTTGTTCTCCCAGGGCTAA